ATTCTGTGGAAGATTATTCTTCCGCTGATGGCGCCGGGCATCGCCTCCGTGGCCATACTTGCGTTCATTTTTTCATGGAACGATTATTTATTTGCCGTTATTATATCTCTTAACAAGGCTACTCCCGTTACCCTGGGTTCGACGATGTTCATAACGAGCTGGGGAATTAAATGGGGAGATATTTCAGCCGCTACCGTATTATCGATACTGCCGCCGCTTCTGTTCACCTTTTTCGCCCAGCGTTATCTGGTCAGCGGATTGTCCATGGGTGCGGTTAAGGGCTGAACAGGTGCAATGAGGAGGAACTGCCGGGATGGAAAAAATAATTATACCCACCGGAAATGTAATCGCGTTTATCCGAAGCATTTATCCGACGCTGACTAAGGCCGAGAAGAAAGTGGCCGACGTCGTTCTCAGCGAAGTCAAAAATATTATCTTCGATTCGCTAACCGATCTCGCGGAAAAAGCGGAGGTTGGGGAAACATCGGTGCTCCGGTTCTGCCGGCATATCGGGTACAAGGGATTCCAGGAGTTTAAACTGGCCCTTGCCCAGGAACTGGATTCTGGCCATGATCAGCAAAAAGATCCCATCGGAGATGGCATTACCGAACAGGTCAGACAAAAAAATCTTCATATTATCAATGAAACGACCTCCCTTCTGAAAGAAGAGCAGATCCGGGAGGCGGTGAATATGCTGCTCCGCGCTAAGCAAATTGTGTTTTTCGGCGTGGGCTCTTCGGGATTTACGGCGGAAATCGCCAAATACCGGTTTATCCGCACGGGTCTGCCTGTCGAAGCAGTGACGGATGGGCATCTCGGACCCGTAAAGGCCACCTTGATGACGGAAAGCGATGTCGCCGTATTGCTGTCGGTATCGGGGAGCACGGTGGATATGGTGGACATAGCCCGCATTGCCAAAGAGGAAGGCAAGGCCGGAGTCGTGTGCATCACGAGCCACATCAAATCGCCGGTCACCAAATACGCCGATGTCGTTCTGCTCAGTTCGTCACGGGAGAAGCCGACGGAAGGCAGCGCCTTTACGTCAACGATTCCGCAGCTTTATATTCTGGATATTATTTTTGCGCATGTGATGCAGGAGCTTGGCGAGACCGCTGTGGGAACGATCCAAAAAACGGCAAAGGCCACCAGTAAAAACTTATACTAAAAGGAGTGGCAAAATCAATGGACAACAGCATGAAGCACGGACTCGTCGTATCCTGCCAGGCACATTTTGACCATCCGTTAAATCACCCGCTTCACATCGCGGCTTTGGCTAAATGCGCCGAGCTGGGGGGGGCGGTCGGAATCCGGGCGGATAGCCCCGAGCATATCAGAGAAATTAAGAAGAATGTAAACGTTCCCGTTATCGGGATCAATAAAGTGCTTCAACACGGCCATCGTTTCTTTATTACGCCAACATTCGAACACGCCAAGGACATCGTGGAAGCTGGAGCGGATATTGTTGCGCTGGAAGCGACCTTTCAGAATCAACCGGACAAGGAAGCGCTGAAAGAACTGATCCGGGAGATCAGAGAAGAGCTGAATACGCCGGTCATGGCGGACGTTTCCACATACGAGGAAGGCGTCCGGGCCTGGGAGCTTGGGGCTGATTATGTAGGAACCACGCTATCCGGATATACGGATATCAGCATGGACCGGCTGACGCCGGATATCGAGCTGGTCAAGGCGCTGGCCGATGCCGGCATACGGACGATTTGCGAAGGACATGTCTCCTCGCCGGAGCAGGCCCTCGCGGCCGTGGAAGCCGGCGCATACTTCGTCGTTGTCGGAACGGCGATCACCGATACGGTAGCCATTACCAAAGGGTATACGGGATTATTGCAAAATCACGGCACAGGAAGTGATCGCGATGCTGATTGTCTGCGTTGACGGAGGCCAGACGAAGACCTCGATTGACCTGTTCGACGGGAACGGCGGGCTAATCCGGAACTGGAAGACCGAGCCGGTTATCCACTATGCCCGGCCCGGAGGCTTGGACAGCTACTGCCGTATTGCTGCGGGGCTGTGCGAAGAACTGAACGGGATGAAGCTGGTCGAACCGGTCTCTGTATGCTTCAGCCTTAGCGGCTATCACGGAGATGTGTCCATCATTCCAAAGACGATTGAACGCGGGATGAGCGGCCGGAGCTTTACCATGGCCGGGCTGCTGGTGGTGCCCGACTACTTGGGTAACTGGCGGGCCGTAACGGACGGCAAGCCGGGGATCGTCGTCATCAGCGGCGGCGGCACGGTTGCTTATGGGAAGAATGCGGCGGGAAGCTCGGCGCGTCTTGGCGGCTGGGGACATCATCTGGGAGACGAGGGCAGCGGCTACTGGATCGGCCTGGAAGCCGTCAAGGAAGTTCTTAAAGCGCGGTCCGGCATTTCAGCCGCAACGGCTTTGGAACTACTGGTCGCCTCAGTGCTGGATTTTAAAGAGGAAAGCGGGCTTCTGGCCGGATTCTACTCTGGAGAAATAACCGACAAGGATCTCGCCCTGCTCGTTCCGGCGGTGAATGAACTGGCCGAGCGGGGAGACCCCGCCGCGTGCCGGATAATGGAAGAGGCGGCAGGGCATCTGTTCCGGCTGACCTTTGCGGCGCTGGGGCGGCTCGGCGGTGAACTTCCCATCTATTTGTCCGGCGGTGTATTCAACGCTTCGGCGCTCCGGCGGAATCTGAGCTCTCTCTTTGAAATGGCCGGAATTTCCCGGCTTGTGTCTATTTGCGAGGGAAATCCCGCACACGGCATTTACTGCCTGGCAAGGGAAAATGCCGCTTTATGAGCCAACTGAAGCATAGCTATTCGTTATTGCAATATACAAGGGAGGGCTGATAATGGCCTTCCTTTTTGCAGTTGAGGTACGGGAAGGAGCGGCCTCCGTTCATTTTTGACTCTTCCAGCAAGCTTCCGTTTCGTTGTATACTTGACCAAAGTTATTTTGACCTCGGAAGGATGAAGCAGGATGGCCGTCAAGTGTAAGCCCCGTTGGATCGTCTATGTGTTACTGTTGTCCCTGTGTCTGCTCGTTATCGCTGGCTGTGCCAGGAATTCGCCGCAGGGCAACGCTTACGCAACCTCAAGTCCCGCAGCCGCTTCATCGAATTCGGCATCTGCATCTCCAGGCGAGCCGGCAGATTCCGCGGCCGAACAGACGGAGCTGCTGGTATCGGCGGCTGAAAGCTTGAGCGATGCTTTAAAAGAACTGGTTCCGAAATTTCAGGCTGCGCATCCCGATATTGCCGTGCGTCTGAACCTGGCGTCTTCGGGCTCGCTTCAGCAGCAGATCGAGCAGGGCGCTCCCGCAGACCTGTTCATCTCAGCGGGTGCCAAACAGATGAACGCCCTTGCGGACAAGCAGCTGACGAATCCCGGCCTGACCAGGACCCTGCTCACGAATGACCTGGTGCTGGTCGTTCCCGCCGACTCGGCGGCGTCGGCTGTTACCGCCGAAGATTTAACCGGCTCCGGCTTCGCGAAGATTGCGGTCGGACAACCCGAATCGGTACCGGCCGGCATGTACGCGCAGCAATTTCTTCAACATGCGGGCCTCTGGGACACGCTGCTGCCCAAAATCGTCTTTGCCAAGGATGTCCGTCAGGTTCTGACCTACGTGGCGTCAGGCAATGTGGAAGCGGGCCTGGTGTATGGCAGCGACGCGGCCGGGGAGCCAAAGGTGAAGGTCGCCATGCAGGTCGACCCTTCCGCTCACGATCCGATTGATTATCCGGCGGCGGTTCTGGCGGAAAGCGCGCATCCGGAGCAAGCGGAAGTCTTCTACGATTACTTGTTTACACAGGAGGCCGGAGAGGTGTTCGTCAAATACGGTTTCAAGCTGGCCGGAAAGTAAAACTTTATTTTCCGCATGATCCGTTCCCTTATAAGGCGATCTGTTTTCGGTGCATCCGGGCAGGTCGCTTTTTTACACTTGATATTAGATGATACATCATCTATAATGAAATCAAATGATACATCATCTAGTTCTACAAATAATTGATCAAAGGTGATTTTTAGATGGATAGGAATAAGTATTCCAAAGCTGAGACCTTTCGCTACGAAATACTGGCCGTACAGCGGCAGGGAAACAGGCTGCTCAATAACTTACTGAAGGAAATCGGGTTAACCGCTTCGCAAGCAGAAGTTCTACGAATATTGGATGAGTGGAAGACCCTTTCTCTGAAAGATCTTGGGCATTTATTGATCTGTGAGTCCGGCAGTCCTTCACGGCTTCTGGAACGAATGTGTGCGGACGGTCTTGTTGAAAAAGTAGTTGATCCGAAAGATTCGCGGTATGTAATCCTTCAACTCACAACTCAGGGATTGGAGAAAGCCAAACTAGTCGATGGCATCGAGCAGGGGCTATACGAACAACTCATGCAGCTCTATTCCGAAGAGGAGCTTGAGACCATTAATTCTTTGTTGTTTCGTTTTTTAAAGGGGCAGTCTTTGGCGGACACTCTCAAAAGACGCGGGTACGAGCCTTAATCGCTGACATTGTGCCGGAAGAATCTGCGAGAAACGGTACCTAAAAGCGATACTCGTATCGCTACTTCGGAAGCTTAAGCTGCTAATAGAATGGGGCAGACGTTTCTTTTTACCCTATTAAATGACATGTCATTTATTTTCTAATGCGAAGGAGAGTTTTAAATGAACGTACTGATCATCTATGCGCACCCAATCCGGCAAGCTTCAATCACGCCACCCTGGAAAAAGTAAAGCAAGGACTAAAAGAGAAAGGCCATACATTCACTATTATTGATTTGTATCAAGAACAATTTAATCCCGTCCTGAAGTTCGACGAGACCTCCAAGAGAAGAGATTTAAAGAACGATCCCGAGACGGAACGTTATCGTACTCTTGTGAAACAAGCAGATCATTTTATCTTTGTATACCCTGTCTGGTGGTATGGTACACCTGCGATCTTAAAAGGTTTTTTTGACAGAGTGTTCGTATCCGGCTTTGCCTACATATATGAAGGATTGATGCCTAAGGGATTGTTGGCGGGAAAATCTGCATGGGTTATTTATACGATCGACTCCCCTTCCTGGTTTGTGAGGCTTTTAAGAGGAAGCACCGAATGGAAAGTAATCAAGACTTCCATCCTGAAGTTTTGCGGCATTCGTTCTGTGAAGAGAATGATGTTTGCGGGAATGAAGGGCAGCAGTATCCAGCGAAGAGAAAAGTGGCTGCAATATGTCTACCATCAAGCGCGTCAACTTTAAGATTAGTAGATACCTAAAATAATAAAAGAAAGCGGTGTTGTTCATGAAGGTGTTAGATACATTAATTCGAGTATTTGTTGAAAGAGATGCCCTGGATCAAACCATTCACTTCTATGAAGATTTGTATCAGGAAAAGTGTAAAGCTCGCGTGTTTTATGAGGAATTAAACTTAGAACTGGCGATGATTGCCCGTACGGTCATTATTGCAGGAGATGCGGAGTCCAGACGGCTATATGAGTCTGCAAGTGCAACCTTTTTAGTTGATTCAATCCAGGAAGCGGCCGTTTATTTGCAGCAGCATGGAGCAGTCTGTTTAACGGAAGCGAAGCGGACCCCGAGAAGCTGGATTATGCTTGTCAAACACCCGGACGGCTTGATTGCGGAATATGTGGAACTCGTTCCGGAGCAACCTTCATATACCTAAGATCATTATACAGGGGCTTCCCCGCTCCCCTTTTTAAGCGATTTGTTCCGGTGCATCCGGGCAGATCGCTTTTTCATTTAAAAAAATACTTAAAAACACTTAACAAATCGCTTAATAATGCTTATAATGGTGAGGAGAGGGGAGGAGTTTTCCATTTACCAGGAGGAACGCCTGCTGAAAATTTTGGATCAACTGAAGACCCATGCCCAATTGTCCAATGCGGACGTTTGCGAGCTGCTGGACATCTCCAGAGATACGGCGAGAAGAGACATTATCAAGCTGGTGGAGGAAGGCGCTGCCATCCGGACGCATGGCGGAATCGCTTTGCCATTTTTCAAAGAAGAAATTAAAGCCTACAAGGATCGTGCGGCCTCCGCTTCCACAGAGAAGCTTCGAATTGCCCAGACGGCTAACGGCTACATCGCCAAAGGGGAGGTCTGCTTCATGGATGTCTCCACCACGGTCCGGGAGCTGTGCGCGCAGGTTCGGGAAAAGATCACGGTGTATACCCACTCGCTGGATAACGCGGAGGTTCTGGCGGGCAAAACGGACGTCGATCTTCAACTGCTCGGAGGAAAGTTTAACCATGACAACCGGTTTTTTTACGACGAGACTCAAGCATTGCAGTTGAACGAGATTTACTTTGACAAGGTCTTTTTGGGGGCGGCGGCGATTATGGAGGACGGGATATATTTTGCGAACCGGGAAGACGCGCTGGTCAAAAAGCTTGTAGCGGGGCGCGCCGGGAAAGTGTTTGTGCTGGCGGACAACCAAAAATTTAATCTTACCGCTTCATTCAGGGGCATGGAATTCTCGGACATCAATATGTTGATCACCGACGAGAATCCGCCGGAGAAGCTGCTGCCTGTCATGCGCGAAAGCGGGATCGAGATCATCCAGACGGCCAGGGAAGAGTAACCAAAATTGTCAAGGAGCGATGTGCCATGATCAAAGCTATTTTCAGCGATATTGACGGAACCCTGCTGAATTCGCGGCACCAGATTACGCCGGACACCAAAACCGTTATACAGGAGGTGAAGCAACGGGATATTCCGTTTGTCCTCGTTTCGGCCCGGATGCCGAGCGGTATTCTTTCCCTGCAGCAGGAGCTTGAAATCAATGAGCCCGTCATTTGTTACAGCGGCGCTCTCGTTCTCGGAGGAAGCGATGCCCATGGCGGCAGAGAAACCCTTCACAGCATCGGACTGAACAATAACAGCGTAAGAGCCATGCTTCACATCGTGGGTACGGGCTTTCCGGGCATCAGCATCAGTCTGTACAGCTACGACCATTGGATCGTCGGCGACCGCTTCGACCCGTGGGTTATTCAGGAGCAGGAGATTATTAAGGTCGATCCGATAGAGCGCGAGCTGTCTGCTTATATTGAAGAAGATCATGAGATTCACAAAATATTATGTATGGGAAGTCCGGAGGAGATTAACCGGCTGGAGCGAACCCTGCAAAGTGTGATTCCGGGCATCAGCATTTACAAATCCAAAGATACCTACCTGGAAATCATGGACGAAATGGTGTCCAAATCATATGCGATCCGTGAGCTGGAAGAGGTGTTTCATATCTCCAACCGGGAATTGATGGCGATCGGAGACAATTATAACGACATTGACATGATCCTCTACGCGGGAGTGGGAATTGCAATGGGGAACGCGCCGGAGGAAGTAAAACGGATTGCCGACAAGGTCACTTTAAGCAATGACGAAGACGGTTTAAAGGATGGCATTGAGAGATTTGTTTTAATACGCCCTTAACATAAGTTTTTTATAGTAGAAACAAGACCTTCTATGAAAAAATAAGGGTGGCTGAACCTATGGGTATTCATGCATATTTCCGGTCTCTGGGCGGGCTTGAACGGATTATCCGCTGTCCGGGGAAGTTCAAATTCGAGGAACACAGTGTGGCGGCCCACTCGTGGAAGGTGGTGCAGTACGCCAAGACACTGGCAGATATCGAGGAGCAGCACGGCGTGAAGATCGACTGGAAGAAGCTTTACGAGATTACGAGCAGCCATGATTATGGCGAAATCTTTATTGGCGACATCAAAACGCCGGTTAAGCATTCCTCCCCGCAGCTTCGGACGCTGATTCAGCAGGTGGAGGAGGGGATGGTACATCATTTTATCGAAGAACACATCCCGTCCGAATTCAAAAGCATCTTCTACAACCAGCTGCGTGAGGGCAAGGACGAGTCGGTGGAAGGGCGCATTCTTGAAGTCGCCGACAAGCTGGACCAGGTGTACGAGGCGTTCGCCGAGCTGCAAAAGGGCAATACGGAGAAGGAATTTATTACGATGTACCGCAGCGCCTTGATGAAGATCAAGGACATCCCGCTGCACTGTGTCGGCTATTTTCTCGAACGCATCCTGCCGGATCTTGTAAATGAAGAAACCATTTCCCCTGTAGACATCAGACGGATAACGGAAGAAGCTTTGGCAAATTAATAAAATGGGCCATGAGCGGCATCGCGCGCAGTGGCAGACAAAAAGCCTAAACCGGTTGGTTCAGGCTTTTTCTATGTCTTTTGTAATGATGCCAAGCGATTTAAAGAATTGTCTTCGTGAAAAGCTCGGCGGGGTGTGCTTGATCTTATAAAATAATCTCTTTAGAATATAACCATTAGCTTCATAAACGTACGGGAAGGAGGATTCGGTATGGAGATTTTTACGAATATTGCAGATGATCTGAAGCTTCTGGGCGACAGAACCCGCTTAGCAATGCTTTCCCTTTTAAAAGAGCGGGAATGGTGCGTGTGCGAATTTGTCAGCATCTTCGACATTTCCCAGCCCGCCGTCAGCCAGCATTTAAGAAAGCTGAAAAGTAAAGGCATGGTTAAGGAGAAGAAACGCGGACAATGGGTTTACTATTCGTTGAATGTTGAAGACAAGCCGTATATCCGGGACGTTCTTGATCATATGCCGGACTCCAAAACGATCCTGTCCTCCCTGAATAAAGAATCCGTTACCGCCTCATGCGAGTAATGAAGAGTGGGGAGATTCCCCAATATAGTGGAACGATTAACGCGGAGATGTGTCCAAGGATGCATAGCTGCGTTTTTATTTTTCCGGATTATCAATAATTCATACTTGACCCATTGGATTTATCGTGATATATTTTCTCCAATGAAAGTTTTAATTTCATACCCTAAGCGCCCACTGGACAAACCAACGGCCTACCGCACTCTATCAAAGAGCCAAGTAGGCCTTTTTCTATCCATTGAAAGGAGTGAAGGAGAATTTCGCCGCAAGTTGGTATACAAAACGGAATAACTTGAACAGGAAACTGAAAAGCTTTTCAGTGGAAAAAGCGTCCGGTGAAAGGTGATAGACATGAAAGCAACGATCAAAGATGTGGCACGACTCTCCGGCGTATCCATCAGCACGGTATCCAGAGTAATGAATAATCCCGAATTGGTTGTTCCCAGGAAACGTCAGAGGGTGCTTGAAGCCATCCGCGAGCTGCACTATTCGCCGAACGCATTGGCGCGAGGGCTTATACATAAGCGGACCGGGACTCTGGGAGTTTTGATTCCGGATATATCTAATCTTTTTTATCCCGCCGTGCTCAGAGGCATGGAGGATGCAGCCAACCAGTCGGATTACAATCTGATTATTTGCAACACGGATACAAGCACCGTGCGCAGAAATTCCATTCTGAAGGTGCTGTATGAGAAGCAGATTGACGGCGTGATTTGGACAAGCGAGCCGCTTCCCCGTGACAGTTACGAGATGTTTGACACGCTCGATTTTCCGGTGGTGCTTGCGGCTACCCACAGTCCGGATTATGAGATTCCTTCCGTAAGGGTTGACGATGAGCAGGCAGCCTATGACGCGACCGTGTATCTGATTAAACGGGGGCATACCCGAATCGGTATGATCAGCGGTCCGCCGAACGATCCGATCTCCGGTTATCCGCGGATTCAGGGCTTTCTTCGGGCATTAAGGGATCATCAACTTCAATTTGACGAATCGGTCTGTGTGGAATTCGGGAAATATCATTTTGAGGACAGCTATGAAGCGATGAAACGTCTTCACGGCAAATATCCGGAAATGACTGCTGTGTTTGCCTCCAGCGATGAACGGGCTTTAGCCGCCATTTCTTATTTGCACGAGAATCAGATCCGGGTTCCGGACGAAATCTCGGTTATCGGTTTTGACGACACGCGGATGGCGGGCATGAGCTTTCCCCGGCTGACGACGGTAGCCCAGCCTCTGTACAACATCGGGTATTTGGCGGTGGACAAGCTTCTGAAAGTGATCAATGGGGAGCCTATCGAGGAACTGCGAACCTGCGTGCCCCACCGAATTATCGAACGGAATTCCGTAATTGACTGTACGCAGCAGGCCGTTATCAAGTAGATGCGGCTGCTGTGGAGTAAAGAGACGGATAAGGAGTAATCGGTTGGCCAAGCTGAAAAGCTTTTCTATTTTGTAATAATTGTAATCTTTTAATCAGATTCCAGAGGAGGATTTAAACAATGAGAACAAAAGCAGCGAAATTAAGTATGGCACTGATTATGACCGGGGTACTCCTCGCGGGGTGCGGTAACTCCGGCAACAATGCCTCAGGATCGGGCAGCGCAAGCGGAGAATCCAGTGCGGCTCCTTCCGCGGGGGCTTCAGCGGCAGCTACCGCCGCCCCGGCAGCGGGCGAAAAAGTGAAGATCGTCTTCAGCCAGGGCGCAGACCAGACCGATGGCACCAAAAAACTGGTGGAAGCCTTTGAAGCGCAGCATCCGGACATCGATGTCGAGGTCCGCGAGTTCCCGAATGATTCCTCGCAAATGCATGACCAGCTTCTGACGATTCTGAGCGGCCAATCCTCCGAGATTGATGTCGTCAACCTGGATGTGACGTGGCCGGCCGAATTCGCCCAAGCCGGGTTCCTGCTGCCGCTGGACCGGTATATTGAGCAGGATGGTATTGATACGAACGAATACTTGAAGGGCGGTATTCAAGCCGGATATTACAACGGCCAGCAGTGGGCGTTCCCGAGATACAACAATGCGGGGCTGCTCTACTACCGCACCGATCTGGTGAAGAAGGTTCCGACGACCTGGGACGAGCTCCTGAAGCAGGCGGAGGAACTGAAAGGCAAAGGCGGAACGAAGTACGGATTCGTAACTCAAGGCAAGCAGTATGAGGGACTGGCCGTCGGGTTTACCGAACTGGTTAACGCTTATGGCGGTCAAATCATTGACGATCAGGGCAACGTTGTCGTGAACAGCCCGGAAGCCCTGAAGGGACTGAAGAAGCTGATCGAGATCCAAACCTCGAAGGCGGTTCCTTCCAACCTGAACACCTTCACCGAAAAAGAAACCTTGACTGCTTTCATCGAAGGCGACGCCGTATTCGCCCGGCATTGGCCGGCCTTGTACGCACAGGCCAACGACACCAAAGTATCCAAAGTTGTCGGTAAAGTAGGCATTGCTCCTCTTCCTGCCGGAGACGCCCGTTCCGCGGCGGCGCTTGGCGGTTGGCTGGGCGCCATCAGCAAATACTCCAAGCATCCGAAGGAAGCTTGGGAATTCCTGAAATTCCTGATCAGCGAGCAAGGAGAAAAGATTGTGGCTATCAACAATACGCAAACGCCGACCTACCTGAAGCTGTTCGAAGATCCGGAAGTGCAGAAGGCAAGCCCGTTGTTTGCAAGCCGCGATTTCGTGAACGGTCTTGGCAGCGCGGTTCCGCGTACCATTACACCGCAATACGCCAAAATCTCCGGGCTGATTCAAGTCGAGGTCTCCAAGGCCATCGCCGGTCAGCAGACCGCTGAGCAGGCCCTGGCTAATTTGGAAACGCAAATTAAAGCCGCTGTTTCTCAATAAGCGTCAATCAAGTCCAATAAGGCGGGTGAAGAGCCGTATTTACGGCTCTCACTCGTTTTTGAAAATATAAGACTGTATAAGCCGGCGGCTTAACATTTTGGCTTATATTTCTACGAGAAACGTACTTGCGTCTTATAAAGACGCCGTCAGGCGTTTCTTCTTGAAATATCAGACTCCCATGCCGCTGCGCGGCACCACTGAATAATGAAAATATGGGCGATACTGGTTACTGGGCTGGCGAAGGTAGGTCGTACTTTCTTGGTGTCACGAACCCGGATATCAGACGGACCCCATCGACCCGGTGCATCACAGATTGTTGCTCCCATTCGGGAAGCACGCAGGGCAGAATAACCTTAGTATTGGTCTTTGCACCAGCCTTAATTAGCGCCAGCAGGCAGGAGAAGCAAAGCATGGAAATCCTGATTGAACGTTGCTGTGGATTGGATGTGCACAAGAAAAGCATCACCGCATGTATCATCACCCCGAAAGGAAAGGAGATTCGAAGTTTTGAAACCCTGACCAGACGACTGGTCGATCTGGTGGATTGGATCAAAAGCGAGCGGTGCAGCCATGTCGCGATGGAGAGTACCGGGGATTACTGGAAACCGATTTATAACCTGCTTGAACTGGAAGACGTCAAGCCGATCGTCGTGAACGCTCAGCATATCAAAGCGGTGCCTGGGCGAAAAACGGATGTAAAGGATGCGGAATGGATTGCCAAGCTACTCCGGCATGGACTGGTGCAAGGGAGCTATATTCCGGGTCGGGAGCAGCGTGAGCTACGGGAAATTATTCGCTACCGGCGAAGCATCATCGAAGAACGAGCCCGGGAAGTAAACCGACTGCAAAAGGTACTGGAAGGTGGAAATATCAAACTCTCGTCGGTGGCCTCCAATGTGCTGGGCGTATCTGGACGGAACATGCTGGAAGCGATGATTCAGGGAGAAAGTGATCCATCGATCCTGGCTGACTTCGCGCAAAAGAAGCTGAAGGCCAAGAAAGAACAATTAAAACTGGCGCTTGAAGGTAGCTTGGGGCCGCATCAGCTGCTCATGCTGGAAAAACAGCTGTCGCATATCGACCAATTGAACGAGTTAATCACCGAACTGGATGAAGAAGTGGAACGCCGAATGACCCCTTTCGCAGAGGACCTGAAGTTGTGGATACCATTCCCGGCGTCGGTAAGCGAACCGCCGAACAAATTCTGGCGGAAATCGGGACCGACATGACACGGTTTCCAAGTCCGGGACATTTATGTTCCTGGGCAGGAATGACTCCAGGTCACGATGAAAGTGCCGGGAAAAAGCGGTCAGCGAAGACCCGAAAAGGGAACAAAAAACTGCGAAGTGCGCTGGTGGAAGCGGCACGGGCCGCGGGACGAAAAAAGAATACCTACCTGTCGGCCCAATATCACCGGATCGCAGGCAGGCGAGGAAAAAACAGGGCAGCAGTGGCTGTCGGACATAGCATCCTGACGATCGTTTATATCTTGTTAACGCGAAAACAAGAATATAAAGAACTGGGATTTGATTATTTCGATCAACGAAACCGCGACATGGTGATGAACCGTTCCATCAAACGATTAGAATCCTTAGGCTACCAAGTGAATCTGACGGAACAAACGGCCTGACAGCTGATTCAAAAAAATATACAATCTGGGGTTTGTTTTCGTATGCACACTTTTAGTGTTCTGGAGCAACTTTATTTTCAGGGCAGAAAGTATAAGCTTCGCGCTTATCCTTAACCTGATATTTTTACGAGAAACGGATGCCTTCCTCTTCCAGAGGACGGCGAAGCCGTTTCTTCTTACTGAACTCGAATAAAGGGGAGTCCATACTATGCCGCTTAAGAAAAAAAGCAAAT
This region of Paenibacillus sp. URB8-2 genomic DNA includes:
- a CDS encoding ArsR/SmtB family transcription factor is translated as MEIFTNIADDLKLLGDRTRLAMLSLLKEREWCVCEFVSIFDISQPAVSQHLRKLKSKGMVKEKKRGQWVYYSLNVEDKPYIRDVLDHMPDSKTILSSLNKESVTASCE
- a CDS encoding LacI family DNA-binding transcriptional regulator, giving the protein MKATIKDVARLSGVSISTVSRVMNNPELVVPRKRQRVLEAIRELHYSPNALARGLIHKRTGTLGVLIPDISNLFYPAVLRGMEDAANQSDYNLIICNTDTSTVRRNSILKVLYEKQIDGVIWTSEPLPRDSYEMFDTLDFPVVLAATHSPDYEIPSVRVDDEQAAYDATVYLIKRGHTRIGMISGPPNDPISGYPRIQGFLRALRDHQLQFDESVCVEFGKYHFEDSYEAMKRLHGKYPEMTAVFASSDERALAAISYLHENQIRVPDEISVIGFDDTRMAGMSFPRLTTVAQPLYNIGYLAVDKLLKVINGEPIEELRTCVPHRIIERNSVIDCTQQAVIK
- a CDS encoding ABC transporter substrate-binding protein produces the protein MRTKAAKLSMALIMTGVLLAGCGNSGNNASGSGSASGESSAAPSAGASAAATAAPAAGEKVKIVFSQGADQTDGTKKLVEAFEAQHPDIDVEVREFPNDSSQMHDQLLTILSGQSSEIDVVNLDVTWPAEFAQAGFLLPLDRYIEQDGIDTNEYLKGGIQAGYYNGQQWAFPRYNNAGLLYYRTDLVKKVPTTWDELLKQAEELKGKGGTKYGFVTQGKQYEGLAVGFTELVNAYGGQIIDDQGNVVVNSPEALKGLKKLIEIQTSKAVPSNLNTFTEKETLTAFIEGDAVFARHWPALYAQANDTKVSKVVGKVGIAPLPAGDARSAAALGGWLGAISKYSKHPKEAWEFLKFLISEQGEKIVAINNTQTPTYLKLFEDPEVQKASPLFASRDFVNGLGSAVPRTITPQYAKISGLIQVEVSKAIAGQQTAEQALANLETQIKAAVSQ